One genomic window of Quercus robur chromosome 6, dhQueRobu3.1, whole genome shotgun sequence includes the following:
- the LOC126690220 gene encoding uncharacterized protein LOC126690220 has protein sequence MEMVHDRSFGEASNNRSNKLFWKTIWRLNVPNKVKSFAWRASNNIISTKANLCHRKVIDNPTYEACSLGAKSSGHVLWDYEKTQEIWKLSGIPFEFRQRMGDDLLELVIMVAWYLWFNRNEVRLDKARLLGVAILQKAQYMLDELQNANLKLSQTSPNTSSIGVGTIIQDHDGQVEATLSKALLVPLGPLEAKAKALEESILFAWDVGVQDVIFESDSKIVCDAITGCSEPLSAISTLIEGTRLKLQDFRRSRVSHILRQCNCLAHLLAQYARHVVGYVTWIEETPYIVESVVTYDIMLLSLS, from the exons ATGGAGATGGTACACGATAGGAGTTTTGGGGAAGCATCAAACAACCGGTCAAATAAACTGTTTTGGAAAACCATATGGAGGCTCAACGTTCCAAACAAAGTCAAGTCCTTTGCATGGCGTGCGAGTAACAATATCATATCGACAAAAGCCAACTTATGTCACCGAAAAGTGATTGATAATCCTACTTATGAGGCATGCAGTTTGGGGGCTAAGAGTAGCGGGCATGTACTATGGGATTATGAAAAAACGCAGGAGATTTGGAAGCTTTCTGGTATTCCCTTTGAA TTCAGGCAAAGAATGGGGGATGACTTACTAGAGCTTGTCATTATGGTGGCTTGGTATTTATGGTTCAACCGTAACGAAGTTAGGCTTGATAAGGCAAGACTACTAGGTGTAGCTATTCTACAAAAGGCACAATACATGCTGGATGAGCTCCAGAATGCAAATTTGAAGCTATCCCAGACCAGTCCTAA CACCAGTTCTATCGGAGTAGGAACTATCATTCAAGACCATGATGGACAAGTTGAAGCAACTCTTAGCAAGGCACTTCTAGTACCTCTGGGGCCATTGGAGGCCAAGGCAAAGGCATTAGAGGAGAGCATTTTATTTGCCTGGGACGTGGGTGTTCAGGATGTTATATTTGAGAGTGACTCCAAAATTGTTTGTGATGCAATAACTGGATGTAGTGAACCACTATCAGCAATAAGTACTTTAATTGAGGGGACTAGATTGAAATTGCAAGACTTTCGGAGGTCAAGGGTATCACATATTCTTCGACAGTGTAATTGTCTAGCTCATTTATTGGCACAATATGCTAGGCATGTTGTTGGTTATGTAACTTGGATAGAAGAAACTCCTTATATAGTTGAGTCTGTTGTGACTTATGATATAATGTTGTtatctttgtcttaa
- the LOC126688851 gene encoding transcription factor MYB108, whose translation MDVKGRGRSMSSTSQIDEDMDLRRGPWTVDEDFTLINYIANHGEGRWNSLARCAGLKRTGKSCRLRWLNYLRPDVRRGNITLQEQLLILELHSRWGNRWSKIAQHLPGRTDNEIKNYWRTRVQKHAKQLKCDVNSKQFKDTMRYLWMPRLVERIQAATVAPANTSIAATTTTTATTEACSKGSSTSTTTTINNNSNNYHINNNNLDVQTGQMVLPHGVAIGHDFRGAQVTPSYNTPENSSNTGSSDSFGAQVSPVSDLTDYYNIPVNNNPSLECFQASQVGYQGSLTSPSGYFNNGLDFQAMEQSNQWLDGGDTSDNLWNVDDLWFLQQQLNNNNNNNNNNI comes from the exons ATGGATGTTAAAGGAAGAGGCCGAAGCATGAGTTCCACCAGTCAAATCGATGAAGATATGGACCTTAGGAGAGGTCCCTGGACTGTTGACGAAGACTTCACTCTCATCAATTACATTGCTAATCATGGTGAAGGTCGCTGGAACTCTCTTGCTCGCTGTGCAg GTTTGAAACGAACTGGAAAGAGCTGCAGATTAAGGTGGCTTAATTATCTACGCCCTGATGTTCGACGTGGAAACATAACCCTACAAGAGCAGCTTTTGATTCTTGAGCTTCATTCTCGTTGGGGAAACCG ATGGTCCAAAATTGCACAACACTTGCCAGGGAGAACAGATAATGAGATCAAAAACTATTGGAGAACCCGTGTCCAAAAACATGCCAAACAGCTCAAATGTGACGTGAATAGCAAGCAATTCAAGGATACCATGAGGTACTTGTGGATGCCAAGGCTGGTTGAGCGTATTCAGGCCGCGACTGTTGCCCCAGCCAACACTTCCatcgccgccaccaccaccaccactgctaCCACTGAAGCATGTTCAAAAGGTtcatccacctccaccacaaccaccatcaacaacaacagcaaTAATTACCACATAAACAATAATAACCTAGATGTCCAAACTGGACAAATGGTTTTACCACATGGGGTTGCTATTGGCCATGACTTTAGGGGTGCACAAGTTACACCAAGTTACAACACCCCAGAAAATTCTAGTAATACTGGCTCATCAGACTCGTTTGGGGCTCAGGTTTCACCTGTCTCGGACTTGACTGATTATTACAATATCCCGGTTAATAACAACCCTAGTCTTGAATGTTTCCAAGCTAGCCAGGTTGGGTACCAAGGCAGCCTTACTAGCCCATCTGGGTACTTCAATAATGGATTGGATTTCCAAGCTATGGAGCAGAGCAATCAGTGGCTAGATGGTGGGGACACATCAGACAATTTGTGGAATGTTGATGACTTGTGGTTTTTACAGCAGCaactcaacaacaacaacaacaacaacaacaacaacatttga